In a genomic window of Thermosynechococcus sp. CL-1:
- a CDS encoding HI0074 family nucleotidyltransferase substrate-binding subunit: MTNRDAMRWQQRLQNFGRALIRLETACAQEEYSELERAGLVQMFEFTLELAWKTLKDLLFYEGLDVKTPREAIRKAFETGYLTEEDTETLLDALAKRNLLSHTYEEQTTKEAERLIKHRLTPVFRKLYNCLQEKYQQ; the protein is encoded by the coding sequence ATGACGAATAGAGATGCGATGCGTTGGCAACAGCGGTTGCAGAACTTTGGTCGCGCCCTAATCCGCCTAGAAACCGCCTGTGCTCAGGAGGAGTATTCGGAACTAGAGCGAGCCGGTCTGGTGCAAATGTTTGAGTTCACCCTTGAACTAGCGTGGAAAACATTGAAAGACCTTCTTTTTTATGAGGGGCTGGATGTGAAAACTCCCAGAGAAGCTATTCGCAAGGCCTTTGAGACGGGCTATCTCACGGAGGAAGACACGGAGACACTGCTAGATGCCTTGGCAAAGCGAAATCTCTTGAGCCATACCTACGAAGAGCAAACGACAAAAGAGGCGGAACGACTGATCAAACACAGGTTGACTCCTGTTTTTCGGAAACTGTACAACTGCTTGCAGGAAAAATATCAACAATGA
- a CDS encoding PP2C family protein-serine/threonine phosphatase gives MTSSSPVIALKEMVSRLQRENSKIQELLASLSFALRSFNNLNQFFELIPLITCRVTEAEAAALVLFRADGQARLEQLHCHASDQCPNIRAALETATRTLANSVGMVAIDAENNREISRPRLEQLLDQQLRERLPQSIQFYGTAILVKDSGLTERGRLYVFSQQPEYEWNETRQQLLQVIADQTAVAIANDELALKLRDRQRLDRELEIGAEIQRRLLPHRCPKIHGLELAAECRTASWVGGDYYDFIPITYGLGDQQDIEQGRWGIAIGDVMGKGVPAGLIMTMTRGMLRAEALNGHRPSRILQHLNRAMQPDLESSHRFVTLFYSEYNPQTRLLAYSNAAHLPPLLWRAETGIIHRLDTYGMLIGLDTRSQYQEAEVRLQPGDTVVYYTDGITEADNPKGKRFEEERLAAVFKEGCAKGLGAQALLDYIFDAVDAFTNASGRRSDDMTLVILQVIDQ, from the coding sequence ATGACCTCCTCTAGCCCTGTGATCGCCCTTAAGGAAATGGTGTCGCGGTTACAGCGGGAAAACAGTAAAATTCAGGAGCTATTGGCCTCCCTAAGCTTTGCGCTGCGGAGTTTCAACAACCTGAATCAATTTTTTGAACTGATCCCCCTCATTACCTGTCGGGTCACAGAGGCAGAGGCAGCAGCTCTAGTCTTATTTCGCGCCGATGGTCAGGCTCGTCTTGAACAACTCCATTGTCACGCCAGCGATCAGTGTCCCAATATTCGCGCCGCCCTAGAAACGGCCACCCGCACCCTTGCCAATAGCGTTGGTATGGTGGCAATCGATGCGGAGAATAATCGCGAGATCAGCCGTCCTCGGCTTGAGCAACTTCTGGATCAGCAACTGCGAGAACGCCTCCCCCAAAGCATTCAGTTCTACGGCACGGCGATTCTCGTCAAGGATTCGGGACTCACGGAGCGGGGGCGGCTCTACGTTTTTAGTCAGCAACCTGAGTACGAGTGGAATGAAACGCGGCAGCAACTGTTGCAGGTAATTGCGGATCAAACGGCAGTGGCCATTGCCAATGATGAATTGGCCTTAAAGTTGCGCGATCGCCAGCGTTTGGATCGGGAACTGGAAATTGGGGCAGAAATTCAACGGCGACTCTTGCCCCACCGCTGTCCCAAAATCCACGGCCTCGAGCTAGCCGCCGAGTGTCGCACCGCCAGTTGGGTGGGGGGGGACTACTATGACTTTATTCCCATTACCTATGGCCTCGGCGATCAACAAGACATTGAACAGGGTCGTTGGGGCATTGCCATTGGCGATGTGATGGGTAAGGGGGTACCGGCCGGATTGATCATGACCATGACCCGAGGCATGCTGCGGGCAGAAGCACTCAATGGTCACCGTCCTAGCCGCATTTTGCAGCACCTCAACCGGGCGATGCAGCCGGATTTAGAAAGCTCCCACCGCTTTGTCACCCTCTTTTACTCTGAGTACAACCCGCAAACGCGGCTCTTGGCCTACAGTAATGCGGCTCATCTTCCTCCCCTATTATGGCGAGCTGAAACCGGGATTATCCATCGGCTGGACACCTACGGTATGCTCATTGGTCTGGATACCCGCAGCCAATATCAAGAGGCAGAAGTGCGACTGCAACCCGGCGACACGGTGGTTTACTACACGGATGGCATCACAGAAGCCGATAATCCGAAAGGTAAACGCTTTGAGGAAGAGCGCCTCGCAGCAGTCTTCAAAGAGGGCTGTGCCAAGGGTTTGGGTGCTCAGGCACTATTGGATTATATCTTTGATGCCGTTGATGCCTTTACCAATGCCAGTGGCCGGCGCAGCGATGATATGACGCTAGTGATTCTGCAGGTCATTGACCAGTAG
- a CDS encoding MFS transporter, translating into MVVLLKLPPSVRQTLLRLVLAGLLFWSSIAAMLPTLPLYIAEKGGTPHQVGFVMGAFAVGLIGSRSWLGPLADRRGRKITLLIGLAVAAIAPLFYIVSHDLPLLVAVRLLHGVSIAGFTTGYMALVTDIAPPEHRGEIIGYTSLVHPIGVALGPSLGSWLQMNYSHSSVFMVASSLAALGFMAAAGVRAVNIPQDSGGSRPEKALFWRLLLSERLRIPSLVMLSVGLTFGTIATFIPLFIAAERLNISAGLFYSVAAIASFIGRVATGSASDRWGRGIFISASLACYGVSMVLLAQAQTPLDILWAAILEGLAGGVLIPMVAALMADRSTTDERGRVLSLSLGGFDLGMALAGPLLGGLIDPLGYRLIFRMAAVFSLLGLTFFLTASSKSLPDSLRFALGMGRDRYAL; encoded by the coding sequence GTGGTTGTCCTGTTGAAGCTACCCCCATCCGTGCGCCAAACGCTACTCAGGCTCGTACTGGCTGGTCTGTTGTTTTGGTCCAGCATTGCCGCAATGTTACCCACATTACCCCTCTACATTGCTGAGAAGGGGGGCACGCCCCATCAGGTGGGGTTTGTCATGGGTGCCTTTGCTGTGGGGCTGATTGGTTCCCGCTCGTGGTTAGGGCCCCTGGCCGATCGCCGGGGACGCAAAATTACATTGCTGATTGGCCTCGCTGTGGCCGCGATCGCTCCCCTGTTTTATATCGTCAGCCACGACCTACCCCTCCTTGTTGCGGTGCGCCTTCTCCATGGCGTGAGCATCGCTGGCTTTACCACCGGCTACATGGCACTGGTGACAGATATTGCCCCACCTGAGCATCGCGGTGAAATCATTGGCTACACCAGCCTTGTCCATCCCATTGGGGTTGCCCTCGGACCGAGTCTCGGTAGTTGGCTGCAAATGAACTACAGTCATAGCTCGGTCTTCATGGTTGCCAGTAGCTTAGCTGCCCTTGGGTTCATGGCTGCCGCAGGCGTGCGGGCGGTGAATATCCCACAGGACTCTGGAGGGTCTCGCCCAGAGAAAGCCCTCTTTTGGCGGCTCTTGCTTTCAGAACGGCTGCGGATTCCCAGCTTGGTGATGCTGAGTGTAGGGCTGACCTTTGGCACGATCGCCACCTTTATTCCCCTGTTTATTGCGGCTGAGCGGCTCAACATTTCGGCAGGGCTGTTTTACTCCGTGGCGGCGATCGCCAGCTTTATCGGTCGTGTGGCCACGGGTTCTGCCTCCGATCGCTGGGGAAGGGGCATTTTCATCTCCGCCAGCCTTGCCTGCTATGGGGTCTCAATGGTGCTCCTCGCCCAAGCCCAAACCCCCTTGGATATCCTCTGGGCGGCGATTCTTGAAGGTCTTGCCGGCGGTGTCCTGATTCCCATGGTCGCTGCCCTGATGGCCGATCGCTCCACCACCGATGAGCGGGGACGGGTTCTCAGCCTCAGTTTAGGGGGATTTGATCTGGGGATGGCCTTGGCAGGGCCACTGCTGGGGGGGCTGATTGATCCTTTGGGTTATCGCCTGATCTTTCGCATGGCGGCGGTCTTTAGCCTCTTGGGGCTAACCTTCTTTTTAACCGCTAGTAGCAAAAGCCTGCCCGATTCCCTGCGTTTTGCCCTCGGCATGGGGCGCGATCGCTATGCCCTGTAG
- a CDS encoding MFS transporter, with amino-acid sequence MTIEQQDIRLDLPLPPVPPLWQNRNFIALWLAQVCSQLADKIYLVFVIALTTEFFQAAHQSISGWVSAIMVAFTIPAILLGSVAGVLVDRWSKKQVLIVTNLYRALLVLGIPITILLGAGQWFGFMALLLITFTISCLTQFFAPAEQAAIPLLVDKSHLMSANSLYTLTMMAALVVGFAAGEPLLNLASHWHSQWGGAVFVSACYGGAALLLMLLRPPDQCHLPPTHYRQVWQELRQGLQLLQEYTALRFALLQLILLFAIVAAMSVLVVRLAEVLPSLDTDQFGFLLAAAAGGLGLGALLLNTVGKHFAYGWSGLVGCWGMGGMFLGLSLSLDSLAWSMGYIIGLGFFAAFVAIPMQTLIQLMTPAEQRGTIFGLQNNLVNIALSVPLAVVGLAETWWGLQPVLIGLAGAIALGGTLMTLSHRNGMVTGGLL; translated from the coding sequence ATGACCATTGAGCAGCAAGACATTCGCTTGGATCTCCCCCTACCACCGGTGCCTCCCCTCTGGCAAAACCGCAATTTTATTGCTCTTTGGTTGGCGCAGGTCTGCTCACAGTTGGCTGACAAAATTTACCTTGTATTTGTAATTGCCCTCACTACAGAGTTTTTCCAAGCGGCACACCAGAGTATTAGTGGCTGGGTGTCGGCCATCATGGTGGCCTTTACGATTCCGGCCATTCTCCTCGGATCGGTGGCGGGGGTGCTGGTGGATCGCTGGTCAAAAAAACAGGTGCTCATTGTCACCAATCTCTACCGTGCCCTCCTTGTCTTAGGGATTCCGATCACGATTCTCCTTGGCGCCGGGCAATGGTTTGGGTTTATGGCGCTGTTGCTGATCACGTTTACGATTTCCTGTTTAACCCAGTTTTTTGCCCCCGCAGAACAGGCGGCCATTCCGCTGCTGGTGGATAAGTCCCATCTGATGTCCGCCAACTCCCTCTATACCCTGACGATGATGGCTGCTCTCGTGGTGGGGTTCGCTGCGGGTGAACCGCTTTTGAATCTTGCGAGCCACTGGCACTCCCAGTGGGGTGGGGCTGTCTTTGTCAGTGCCTGCTATGGGGGGGCAGCACTCCTACTCATGCTGCTGCGGCCACCGGATCAGTGTCATCTGCCGCCAACCCACTATCGTCAAGTGTGGCAAGAACTCCGCCAAGGCCTTCAGCTTTTGCAGGAATATACAGCCCTGCGTTTTGCCCTGCTGCAACTCATCCTGCTGTTTGCCATTGTCGCGGCGATGTCGGTTTTGGTAGTGCGCCTTGCGGAGGTCTTACCCAGCCTCGATACGGATCAATTTGGGTTTCTTTTGGCGGCTGCGGCCGGCGGACTCGGGCTAGGGGCACTGCTCTTGAATACGGTGGGCAAGCACTTTGCCTACGGCTGGTCGGGTTTAGTGGGCTGTTGGGGCATGGGGGGCATGTTTCTTGGTCTGTCCCTGAGTTTGGATTCTTTGGCTTGGAGCATGGGCTACATCATTGGTTTGGGCTTCTTTGCCGCCTTTGTGGCGATTCCGATGCAAACCTTAATTCAACTAATGACCCCAGCCGAACAGCGGGGGACGATTTTTGGGCTACAAAATAATCTCGTGAATATTGCCCTCAGTGTGCCCTTGGCGGTGGTGGGTTTAGCGGAGACTTGGTGGGGGCTACAGCCGGTACTCATCGGTTTGGCGGGGGCGATCGCCCTTGGTGGGACGCTGATGACCCTCAGCCATCGCAACGGCATGGTGACCGGCGGCCTGCTCTAA
- the recO gene encoding DNA repair protein RecO, with the protein MGRTYRTIGINLKAMPLGESDRLLSVFSRDRGLLKLVAPHSRGCRSKLGGRVDLFVVNDLFISPGRNLDRILQAETVATYQGLNSHLTTLTAAQYLGEVVLYQVHPQQPQPDLFDWLCTTLDQLQGVSSRAALALLVRGLWGILRLGGIAPEWYQCHESGCEIAVPAADTDWRVGFSFASGGVFILTEEGNDRGSSGGDRQLTASEVRLGQWLALPTTPSLARDEFLAQAETYPLSVWLSLERVLRQYLQFHLEQTLRVPPLLDSCFSPVAVSQP; encoded by the coding sequence ATGGGTCGCACCTACCGCACAATTGGCATTAACCTCAAGGCCATGCCCCTGGGGGAAAGCGATCGCCTGCTCAGTGTCTTTAGTCGCGATCGCGGGCTGTTGAAGTTAGTCGCCCCCCATAGCCGTGGCTGCCGCTCGAAACTGGGCGGACGGGTGGATTTGTTTGTCGTCAATGACCTTTTTATTAGTCCTGGCCGCAATTTAGATCGCATTCTGCAAGCAGAAACAGTCGCCACCTACCAAGGCCTCAACAGCCACTTGACCACTCTGACCGCTGCCCAATATCTCGGTGAGGTGGTGCTCTACCAAGTCCATCCGCAGCAGCCTCAACCGGATCTCTTTGATTGGCTCTGTACCACCTTAGACCAACTTCAGGGGGTTTCGAGTCGCGCTGCCCTAGCGCTATTGGTGCGCGGCCTGTGGGGCATCTTGCGATTGGGGGGCATTGCCCCAGAATGGTACCAGTGCCATGAAAGTGGCTGCGAAATTGCTGTGCCTGCAGCGGATACCGACTGGCGGGTGGGCTTTAGTTTTGCCAGCGGTGGGGTTTTTATCCTTACAGAAGAAGGGAACGACAGGGGATCTTCGGGGGGCGATCGCCAACTGACAGCAAGTGAAGTGCGCCTCGGGCAATGGCTAGCACTGCCCACCACCCCATCCTTGGCACGGGATGAATTCCTTGCCCAAGCCGAGACCTATCCCCTTAGTGTTTGGCTGTCCCTTGAGCGGGTGTTGCGCCAGTACCTGCAATTTCATCTGGAGCAAACGTTGCGAGTGCCCCCCCTCCTTGATAGTTGTTTTTCACCTGTTGCGGTGTCCCAGCCATGA
- a CDS encoding nucleotidyltransferase family protein — protein sequence MTDGLTPEKRKAIVDTLTANPKVERIVLFGSRAIGTFRTTSDIDIALFGENLTLSDQAALAEAIAELPIAQRVDLLVYHSIENATLREEINQHGVEWFARDKLISG from the coding sequence ATGACGGACGGACTCACCCCAGAAAAACGCAAAGCCATCGTTGACACTCTAACGGCCAATCCCAAGGTAGAACGAATCGTCCTCTTTGGCTCACGGGCGATCGGTACCTTCAGAACAACTTCGGATATTGATATTGCCCTCTTTGGCGAAAACCTCACCCTTAGTGATCAAGCTGCCCTTGCCGAGGCGATCGCTGAACTGCCCATTGCCCAACGGGTGGATCTCCTCGTCTATCACAGCATCGAGAATGCAACTCTGCGGGAAGAGATTAACCAGCATGGGGTGGAATGGTTTGCCCGCGACAAGTTGATTAGTGGATAG
- the mutS gene encoding DNA mismatch repair protein MutS codes for MSDDRPLPHSETESPALRLGRNPGLQVRHDEVERSLLTPMLQHYAEIKDAYPQALLLYRVGDFYETFFQDACIVARELELVLTGKEGGKEVGRVAMAGIPHHALERYCRTLIEKGYAIAICDQVEDPAQAQGLVKREVTRVFTPGTVLDTELLQPRRNNFLAAVLLSGNHWGLAYADVSTGEFCTTQGSDRAELIAELNRLQPAEILLPSQAPDINRVLRPGEAKDQLPPELPPQWCYTLRSPQDFQAAEARQRLCQRFQVKSLEGFGCEHLPLAMRAAGGLLAYLDETHRQQPVPLQNLSTYSLAQYLFLDPQTRRNLELTQTVRDGSFQGSLLWAIDRTTTAMGGRLLRRWLLQPLLDIEQITARQEAIAELMANSSLRQSLHRHLQEIYDLERLAGRAGSGTANARDLAALRDSFRTLVSLAAVVTATQSPYLQALAHLPPVIEQLADTLSAALVDQPPISLTEGGLLRSGAYPELDQQRQQIEQDQQWILNLEAQERERTGITTLKVGYTKVFGYYLSVSRAKLNQVPDDYIRKQTLTNEERFITAELKEREARLLAAQSHLFELEYQYFVQLREQVAAQASTIREIAAAVAAVDVLLGLAEVALYQDYCRPHMTRDRQLQIRGGRHPVVEQMLPAGFFVPNDTELGTSADLMVLTGPNASGKSCYLRQVGLIQLLAQMGSYVPATSATLGVCDRIFTRVGAVDDLATGQSTFMVEMNETANILNHAGDRSLVLLDEIGRGTATFDGLAIAWSVAEYLATTLKSRTIFATHYHELNQLATLLPNVANYQVVVKELPDEIIFLHQVKPGGADRSYGIEAGRLAGLPPVVIQRAREVMRQIEKHSKIAVGLRKSQMNGTPKTETPEEIDQGELPL; via the coding sequence ATGTCCGACGATCGCCCGCTGCCCCATTCTGAGACTGAGTCCCCTGCCCTGCGCTTAGGACGCAACCCTGGCCTACAGGTGCGCCACGATGAGGTGGAGCGATCGCTGTTGACGCCGATGCTTCAGCACTATGCTGAAATTAAGGATGCCTACCCCCAGGCCCTCCTCCTCTATCGGGTGGGGGACTTCTACGAAACCTTTTTTCAGGATGCCTGTATAGTTGCTCGCGAGCTGGAACTGGTGCTCACCGGCAAAGAGGGGGGCAAAGAAGTGGGACGAGTGGCCATGGCTGGCATTCCCCACCACGCCCTTGAACGCTACTGCCGCACCCTTATTGAAAAGGGCTACGCCATTGCCATCTGCGATCAAGTGGAAGACCCCGCCCAAGCTCAAGGACTGGTGAAGCGGGAAGTGACCCGAGTGTTTACGCCAGGAACGGTGTTGGATACAGAGCTGCTCCAACCACGCCGCAACAATTTCCTTGCTGCTGTTCTCCTTTCTGGAAACCATTGGGGATTGGCCTACGCCGATGTTTCGACGGGCGAGTTTTGTACCACCCAAGGGAGCGATCGCGCCGAGTTAATTGCTGAACTCAACCGCTTGCAACCCGCAGAGATTCTCCTGCCTAGTCAGGCTCCGGACATTAATCGCGTTTTGCGCCCGGGTGAAGCCAAGGATCAATTGCCCCCTGAATTGCCTCCCCAGTGGTGCTACACCCTGCGATCGCCCCAAGATTTTCAGGCAGCGGAAGCTCGCCAACGCCTGTGTCAACGCTTTCAGGTCAAATCCCTCGAAGGCTTTGGCTGTGAACATCTGCCCCTTGCCATGCGGGCGGCCGGTGGCCTCTTGGCCTATTTGGATGAAACCCATCGCCAACAACCAGTGCCCCTGCAAAACCTCAGCACCTACTCCCTCGCCCAGTATCTCTTTCTCGACCCGCAAACCCGCCGCAATCTGGAACTGACGCAAACCGTCCGCGATGGTAGCTTCCAAGGTTCGTTACTGTGGGCGATCGATCGCACAACGACGGCAATGGGGGGGCGTCTATTGCGCCGCTGGCTCCTGCAACCCCTCCTTGATATTGAGCAGATCACGGCGCGCCAAGAGGCCATTGCTGAATTAATGGCCAATAGTAGCCTACGTCAGAGTCTGCACCGCCACCTTCAGGAAATTTATGACCTCGAACGCCTAGCGGGTCGGGCGGGTTCTGGGACGGCCAATGCCCGTGATTTAGCGGCACTGCGGGACTCCTTTCGGACGTTAGTTTCCCTTGCGGCGGTTGTGACGGCAACCCAATCCCCCTATCTCCAAGCCCTTGCCCACCTGCCACCGGTGATTGAGCAGTTGGCGGATACCCTCAGCGCAGCCCTTGTGGATCAGCCCCCCATTAGTCTCACCGAAGGGGGTCTCCTGCGGTCGGGTGCCTACCCCGAACTAGATCAGCAACGCCAGCAAATTGAGCAAGATCAGCAGTGGATTCTTAATTTAGAAGCCCAAGAACGGGAGCGCACGGGCATTACCACCCTCAAAGTGGGCTATACAAAAGTCTTTGGCTACTATCTGAGTGTCTCCCGCGCCAAGCTGAACCAAGTCCCCGATGACTACATCCGCAAACAAACCCTAACAAATGAGGAACGCTTTATCACGGCGGAACTCAAGGAACGGGAAGCACGGCTATTGGCGGCTCAAAGCCATCTTTTTGAACTGGAGTACCAGTATTTTGTGCAGTTGCGGGAGCAGGTGGCCGCTCAGGCCTCAACGATTCGTGAGATTGCGGCAGCGGTGGCAGCGGTAGATGTGCTTTTGGGGTTAGCAGAGGTGGCGCTGTATCAGGACTATTGCCGACCGCACATGACCCGCGATCGCCAGCTTCAGATTCGCGGCGGGCGCCATCCGGTGGTCGAGCAGATGCTACCAGCGGGGTTTTTCGTTCCCAACGATACGGAACTCGGTACAAGCGCTGATCTGATGGTGCTGACAGGCCCCAATGCCAGTGGCAAAAGTTGTTATCTACGGCAGGTGGGTTTGATTCAACTGCTGGCGCAAATGGGCAGTTATGTGCCCGCCACCAGTGCCACCTTGGGAGTGTGCGATCGCATTTTTACGCGGGTGGGTGCCGTTGACGATCTCGCCACGGGTCAATCTACCTTTATGGTGGAGATGAATGAAACGGCCAATATCCTCAACCATGCGGGCGATCGCTCCCTGGTTCTCCTTGATGAAATTGGGCGCGGCACGGCCACCTTTGATGGGCTGGCGATCGCTTGGTCAGTGGCAGAATATCTTGCCACCACCCTCAAATCCCGCACCATTTTTGCCACCCACTACCACGAACTGAATCAACTGGCAACGCTGCTACCCAATGTGGCCAACTACCAAGTGGTGGTCAAAGAACTCCCCGACGAGATTATTTTTCTCCACCAAGTCAAGCCCGGTGGCGCCGATCGCTCCTACGGCATTGAAGCGGGACGCCTTGCGGGCCTTCCTCCTGTAGTGATTCAGCGAGCCCGTGAAGTGATGCGCCAAATTGAAAAGCACAGCAAAATTGCCGTGGGGCTACGCAAAAGTCAAATGAATGGAACTCCGAAAACCGAAACTCCCGAAGAAATTGATCAGGGAGAATTACCTCTTTAA
- a CDS encoding AarF/ABC1/UbiB kinase family protein encodes MSTPVSASLTPTGKSYRWNRERYSKTRRFFDIWFFVWRFLFGRWLLTKSWSYWGGMTDAKRAARRRAQAIWIRETFLELGPTFIKLGQLFSTRADLFPSEYVEELSKLQDRVPAFSYELVEKIIYEDFGRHIPELFRSFDPIPMAAASLGQVHKAQLLSGEEVVVKVQRPGLRQLFDIDLAILKGIAQYFQNHPKWGQGRDWMGIYDECCRILYEEIDYLNEGRNADTFRRNFRDREWACVPRVYWRYTSRRVLTLEYLPGIKISHYEALEAAGLDRKRLAELGAKAYLYQVLNDGFFHADPHPGNIAVSPNGQLIFYDFGMMGRIQPVTRDKLLKTFLSIAQRDAEQVVQCLVELGALVPTGDLGPVRRSIQYLLDNFMNQSFEAQSVAQISDDLYEIAYDQPFRFPATFTFVMRAFSTLEGVGKGLDKDFNFMQVAQPFATELMTNGNFPDPSNGSLFSELSRQAAQVGSSAIGLPRRLEEVLDKLENGDLRLRVRSSESDRILRRLSNINLGLNYVVLIGSFSLVATILLVNQYLLLAGVAAALAVWFGILYWRLMLKLDKYEKMF; translated from the coding sequence GTGTCCACACCAGTTTCGGCCAGTTTGACGCCCACCGGCAAATCCTATCGTTGGAATCGCGAGCGCTACTCAAAAACGCGGCGCTTCTTTGATATTTGGTTTTTTGTCTGGCGATTTCTCTTTGGCCGTTGGCTCCTCACCAAATCTTGGAGCTACTGGGGCGGTATGACCGATGCTAAGCGTGCGGCGCGACGCCGTGCCCAAGCGATCTGGATTCGTGAAACCTTCCTTGAGCTGGGCCCCACCTTCATTAAACTGGGGCAACTCTTTTCTACCCGTGCCGATCTCTTCCCCAGCGAATACGTCGAAGAACTGAGTAAACTTCAAGACCGCGTCCCCGCCTTTAGTTACGAGCTAGTCGAAAAAATCATCTACGAAGACTTTGGCCGCCATATCCCTGAACTGTTTCGCAGTTTTGACCCGATCCCCATGGCCGCCGCCAGTCTGGGTCAAGTCCACAAAGCACAACTCCTCTCAGGCGAAGAAGTGGTGGTCAAGGTTCAACGCCCCGGCCTGCGGCAGTTGTTTGACATTGATCTGGCGATTCTCAAAGGCATTGCCCAATACTTTCAAAACCACCCCAAATGGGGGCAAGGGCGCGACTGGATGGGCATCTACGATGAGTGTTGTCGCATTCTCTACGAAGAAATTGACTACCTCAATGAGGGACGCAATGCCGACACCTTCCGCCGCAACTTTCGCGATCGCGAGTGGGCCTGTGTTCCACGCGTCTATTGGCGGTATACCTCACGGCGTGTGCTCACCCTTGAGTACCTACCGGGGATTAAAATTAGCCACTACGAAGCCCTTGAAGCGGCGGGTCTAGACCGCAAACGCCTTGCTGAACTCGGTGCCAAGGCCTACCTCTATCAAGTTCTCAATGACGGCTTCTTCCACGCTGACCCCCATCCGGGCAACATTGCCGTCAGCCCCAACGGCCAACTGATTTTCTACGACTTTGGCATGATGGGGCGCATTCAACCTGTGACCCGCGATAAATTGCTGAAAACATTTTTAAGCATTGCCCAACGGGATGCCGAACAGGTGGTACAGTGCCTTGTAGAGCTAGGAGCGTTGGTTCCCACAGGCGATCTAGGGCCGGTACGTCGCTCGATTCAGTATCTCCTCGACAATTTCATGAACCAGTCCTTTGAAGCCCAATCGGTGGCTCAAATTAGCGATGACCTCTACGAAATTGCCTATGACCAACCCTTCCGCTTTCCCGCCACATTTACCTTTGTGATGCGGGCATTTTCCACCCTAGAGGGGGTAGGTAAGGGACTCGACAAAGACTTTAACTTCATGCAAGTTGCCCAACCATTTGCGACTGAACTTATGACCAACGGAAACTTCCCCGATCCCAGTAATGGCAGTCTTTTCTCTGAACTGAGTCGTCAAGCGGCTCAAGTGGGCAGCAGTGCCATTGGCTTGCCCCGTCGCCTTGAAGAGGTGCTCGATAAACTGGAAAATGGTGATCTGCGCTTGCGTGTCCGTTCCAGTGAGAGCGATCGCATTCTGCGGCGCCTGAGTAACATTAACTTAGGACTAAATTATGTCGTCCTTATTGGCAGTTTTTCCTTAGTGGCGACAATTTTACTCGTGAACCAGTATCTCCTCTTGGCGGGTGTGGCAGCCGCATTAGCGGTATGGTTTGGTATCCTCTATTGGCGACTCATGCTTAAACTCGATAAGTATGAAAAAATGTTTTAA